TCTCGATATTTCACGCCTCAGCCAGGGGCGAGTCACCCGCGCAGAAATTATGGGGTCAACAGGACAAGTCCAAGCCGATTGGACGACCAACATCGTTCGGAAAATTTCCGGAAGAAATGAGGTATTAGACTACCCCTGCCCTTCCAGTGCCACGTTGATTGAAGTGCTTCGAGACTTTTGTCAGGCGATTCGAACCGGAGGCCCTATGCCCGTTACCGCAGAAGATGGGTTACGAGCAGTGGAAATTGCCGAAGCCTGCTACCGATCGGCACAGACCGGGAAACCCGTTTTCCTCAATTAATTCCGGTATCTTCATGACCGGCCTCCTGGCATTTGTGCTCTCCAAAGCTCATAAGCATCATGGATGGATGATCCTTTGATGCGATAGGCTACTTCGGCTTCACGGAAGATTTTTTCAATCAATTCCCAATCCTGCCGGGAAATATTATAGCGTTGAAAAAGTTCAATAAGAGCTGGTTTCTCCCACATTGGTATTTTGTGATTATAGCTCACGAGGCTCTCTAACAATTTGGATGTCAAACCACTCTGATGCATTGATTCTAAAAGCTCTGCACTTTCCTTTTCAAAACGCTGTTTAACCGCCGCTGAGACATATTCGCTCAACTCTGAGGATTGCGATTTCACTAAGGCCGACTGCATTTGAATAAGGCCATGAATCAGTTGATTGGCCTGGGAGGTCCCCTCCGGTGGAAGAACATTTGCACTTTCAAAGGTGGCTAAAAGGGCCATGACGGAACCAACCAAGGCCGAGCCAGTTCTCTTTGAAGAAAAATCTGGCGAAGGCTGGGGAGACGAGGCAACCTCGCCGTCAGCAAAAAATACATGACCCGCCACCCACGGTTTATACGTATAGGCTAAGGGAACGTTTATATTCTCCTTTTGAATTGGATTCAAATTTTCAACTTCTGAAAAGGACTCATTCTTCAAACCTCCCTCACTTCTACTTAGACCAACCTCACACAGGAACAGGACAGTCGCCCATATCCATACAATCAAGAAGATCCACGAGGATTTACGAGTGTCAACCGGGCAGATTATCAAATTCATGACGTTCACTGATTTTTTGGTCCTATGAACCATTTCCTTGCTGCCTTCGCGTTTTTCAGGAAAACCGATGTATGGTCAAAGGACCGATATAATAAGTCCAATAGGCAACCGGCAGATTCTTCCTGTGTTTGGGGAATTTTTTTGCTTCAGGAAAAAGACCTTCACCTTCCTAACAGATAATTTCGATAAAAATCCATTGTCTTCTTACCTCATTTCTCCAAATGATAGCCGGTACCGTTTTTGCTTCTTTAAAATTAAAGGAACAACCGATAACTTCACTTTCTCTCTTTATATCTTAATCATGAACGACCCCTTATGTACCTCTCAACTGCCTTCTCTCGAACGACCAAAAAACTCGGACCTTCCCCGATCACTTCGTTATTATCAAAAGGGCATCTTACATCCCGAAGCCTGGTTTTCAATTGTGGAAAACGATTACATTAAATTCGTAGATGCGGTGAATTGGGATTCGCTATTTCCGGAACAGAACGCTGGCTATCAAGTTCTAGACATTGGATGTGGACCCGGCCGATTTCCTAGAATGTTGCAGGCATGGCTTCCGTCAACAATACGCCTTCATTATGATTATTTGGACCCTTCCCACTATTGCCTCTCCACCTGCAGCCAATCTCTACGCCGGCCATTTCTCCCCAGACATGCCTTGCAAACCACCTGGGATAATGCTGAAAATTTCTTGGCTCCAGGTTCTTACGATGTGGCATGGGCGATTCAATCCTTCTCTTGCCTGGATCATGCCTCTCTCCATCCTTCATTGTCCCGACTAATCGGTGCTCTGCACCCATTTCGAGGAACCGCATGTATTGTGCTTGCCAAGCAAGAGGCTTTTTTCTCACAGCTGCATCATACCTTCTTTCAAGAATGTTCCCCTCACGCTTCAGTGCCCTATCTTTCTGCAGAGTCGGTCGTTGCTGTTTTAGAAAAACTGGGAGTTTCTATCACTATTCGAGAAATAGCCTGCACCCATAGCATTTCAATCCGGCATGATCGACTATTAGAACAATACCTCCAACAGGTCGTTATGGACTCAACCCCCCTCCCAAACTGGATGAAGCAGCCAAGATTACGACAGCTTGTAGAGTCCTGCCGTGATGGTGAGACCTACCATTTTACCAATCCCTATTGGCTCATATTGTGTACACCCCCATCCGCAGGAGCTGGAGGAAGGCTTCGGCTTCAGCAATACCTCTCATCGGTAACATCTTGTAAACTCGCCTCCTAGAAATCTCACAAAACCACCCTCCTAGCCATCTCAGTGGACAAGACTCTGTGGCGTCTCCCCACTGCGCATCCCTTTTTCTCTTCTCCTGTTGATTCCTCGGAAAATCATCATCGCCAGGGCTGGACGTACAAACTTTTGTCCCACCAACATTGACCATTTTCCTAGCATTATGAGACATTCAGGAAACGAATAATCGACTGACCCTATATTCCATTCATCAACGGTTATGATCCAAGGAGCACTGTTTCATGTCAAAAACCTTGAAGAAAAATAGCCTCCCCCTGACTGAGGGACCGGACCGTGCCCCCGCTCGCGCGATGCTCAGAGCTGTAGGCTTGACCGACGACGACTTTACCAGGCCCCTCATCGCGATCGCCAATACCTGGTCGGAAATCACCCCTTGCAATTATCATCTCCGCGATTTGGCGGCGAGTGTGAAACAAGGGGTTCGTGAGGCGGGAGGGACCCCCATCGAATTCAACACAATCGTGGTCTCAGACGGTATCAGCATGGGGACGGAGGGGATGAAAGCCTCTTTGATTAGCCGAGAAGTGGTGGCGGATTCCATCGAATTGGTGGTTCGCGGACATTTGTTTGACGGAGTCATTGCCTTATCGGGTTGCGACAAAACCATTCCCGGATGCGTGATGGCGCTGGCCCGTCTGAATCTTCCATCAATCATGCTCTATGGAGGCTCCATTATGCCTGGAGAATTCCATGGAAAACCGGTATCGATCCAGGACGTCTTTGAGGCTGTAGGATCACACGCCAAAGGAAAAATGACGACGGAGGAGCTGATTGAATTAGAGCGACGAGCCTGCCCGGGAGCCGGGGCCTGCGGTGGTCAATTTACGGCGAATACCATGTCAATTGCATTTGAGTTTTTAGGAATTTCCCCAATGGGATTCAATGGCGTGCCAGCCCTCGACCCCAGAAAGCACCAAGTGGCCAAGGAATGCGGAAAAATCCTAATCAATCTCCTGAAAAACGATCTTCGCCCACGGGATATTATCACTCGCCCCGCATTGGAAAACGCCATCGCGGCAATCGCCACTACCGGTGGATCCACCAATGGGGTCCTCCATCTTTTAGCCTTGGCCCATGAAATGTCGCTCCCATTAAATATTGACGATTTTGATACCAT
Above is a window of Candidatus Nitrospira neomarina DNA encoding:
- a CDS encoding class I SAM-dependent methyltransferase; the encoded protein is MNDPLCTSQLPSLERPKNSDLPRSLRYYQKGILHPEAWFSIVENDYIKFVDAVNWDSLFPEQNAGYQVLDIGCGPGRFPRMLQAWLPSTIRLHYDYLDPSHYCLSTCSQSLRRPFLPRHALQTTWDNAENFLAPGSYDVAWAIQSFSCLDHASLHPSLSRLIGALHPFRGTACIVLAKQEAFFSQLHHTFFQECSPHASVPYLSAESVVAVLEKLGVSITIREIACTHSISIRHDRLLEQYLQQVVMDSTPLPNWMKQPRLRQLVESCRDGETYHFTNPYWLILCTPPSAGAGGRLRLQQYLSSVTSCKLAS
- the ilvD gene encoding dihydroxy-acid dehydratase encodes the protein MSKTLKKNSLPLTEGPDRAPARAMLRAVGLTDDDFTRPLIAIANTWSEITPCNYHLRDLAASVKQGVREAGGTPIEFNTIVVSDGISMGTEGMKASLISREVVADSIELVVRGHLFDGVIALSGCDKTIPGCVMALARLNLPSIMLYGGSIMPGEFHGKPVSIQDVFEAVGSHAKGKMTTEELIELERRACPGAGACGGQFTANTMSIAFEFLGISPMGFNGVPALDPRKHQVAKECGKILINLLKNDLRPRDIITRPALENAIAAIATTGGSTNGVLHLLALAHEMSLPLNIDDFDTINRQVPLLADLKPGGQFMAADLYQAGGTPLVAKWLLESGHLHGDQITVTGRTLAEEAATAKETSGQTVLFPPSHPIKPTGGLVILKGNLAPEGCVVKVAGHAKLAHHGPAKVFDCEEDAFQAVQQGKIMDGDVVVIRYEGPQGGPGMREMLGVTSAIVGAGLGQSVALLTDGRFSGATYGFMAGHVAPEAAKGGPIAAVQNGDMIHIDITARRLDVELSEQEIEGRLAKWTPPPPKYTTGVLAKYARMVSSASLGAVTS